TTTTAATCCGGTTACTTTGGCTATAGGTATCATCTCATCTATAACAGGGGGATTAGTGATATAGGCTTCACACGAGTATATTTTGGCAAGCTCATAAGCTATAATCCCACCTAAATTTGCAGCATGTTGTCCCATAACACCTACTTTTAGATCGTGAAGCATCTGTTCATTTACTTTATATATTCCACCTTTTATCGGTTTTATTAGACCTCCTCGTCCGATTATGACGTCAACTTTGGTTGGGTATGGAAGAAAATTGTTTAACGTCTGTTTGATTAAACTAAACCTGAAGTCTTTTTGGTCAATTATATTTTTGTATTTATCTATCTCCTGTCTATCATGTTGGATATTCTGTTTAAATAAATTTGAATCTTTAAAAATACCTATTTTTGTGGAAGTAGAACCTGGGTCTATTGCTATGATGATCACATGATCCTCCTTGGTTTAGTTTAACTAAATATATCTATTTATGAGCAAAAATCAATATGTTTTTTTGAGATATAATGTAAGAAATTCATCCTATTTATCAATGCTATACCAGTTTTTTCTTGACATTACATTAAAACATTATTATAAAATCAAACCATGAGATTGATAATTCTTTTGCTTTTTTCACTTGTTTTATTTGGTTGTGCTAATCTAACTCACAATGTTCAAAGAGATCTACCTTCTGTAGCAAAAATATCTAAGTCTTTGAAGGTTGCGCCCCTTGAGCTAACGCTACAAAAAGTTGATAAGCCCATGTATGTATATGGTTCTGACCCTATGATCAATACAAAGATAGTTTCAGTAGAAATGAAGGATACTACAAAAACTGCTTTTACTGATAAAAAGCCTGATATTTCTAATGAACAGAAGGTTTCAATAAAGCAGGAAAAAAATCAAAAATCTTATCAACCAGAGTTTGATGTTTCCCTTTATTTTGAAAGGAATAAAACATTGCGTTTGTCTTACAATGTTACCGATGATATAAGCAATTATAATGTTCCAGTAAAGATTAACGAAAGGGTTAACAAATATATAGAGAGGTTTACCACAACGTCAAGAGCAGTGATGCAAAGATGGATAAACAATTCTTATAAATATATCTTTTATATCAAGGATCTGTTTAATAATTATGGATTGCCTACAGATCTCTCTTATTTACCTTTAGCTGAGAGTGGATTTGATCCTATTGTTAGATCCAGGGCTGGCGCTGTTGGGATGTGGCAGTTTATGGAGCATACGGGTAAGTTGTATGGACTTAAGGTGAATTATTGGGTTGACGAAAGAAAAGATTTTGAAAAATCTACTGATGCTGCTGCAAGGCATCTCAAAGATCTGTATGAGAAGTTTGGAGATTGGAATCTTGCCTTGGCTGCGTACAATGCAGGAGCAGGTAGGATACAAAGGGCTATTGATAAATATAACACAGAGGATTACTTTGAATTATCCAGCTACAGGCATCTGGCAGAAGAGACAAAGGATTATGTCCCCAAGTATACTGCATTGATGATAATCCATAAGAATCTTTTGCAATATGGATTTGAGTACCCAAGTATAGACCCTATAGTCTATGAAAAGGTTAAGTTGGATATGCCTGTAAACCTCTTGGTTCTCAGTAAGCTTGTTGGTTTGGATATGAACAGCATAATCGATTTAAACCCATCTCTGAGAAGATGGATAACCCCACCTAATGATACCTTCGAGCTAAAGGTACCGTTGGGTTATAAGGATAAAATAGTTGCTGCACTAAACGAACACTCACCAGAGGAGCTTTTACAGGTAAAGATTTATACTCCAACCAAAAAAGAAAACATAAAAGATATTGCAAAAAGACATAAGGTATCAGCTGATCAGATAACAGCAATGAATGGATTTAAAAGGTCTTATGTAAAGGCTGGCTTTCCTGTGCTTATCCCTTCTGAAAATACTAAAAACACCATAAATCCAGAGGAGATCGATAAGTTAGCAAAGATTTCTGACGTAAAAGAGATAAACAGTGTAGATTATGTGGTGAAAAAAGGTGACAGCCTTGCCAAGATAGCAAAGAGGTTTAAAACCTCAGTTTCCTCTATTCAACAGATAAATAATATTAAAAATATTAAGGTGGGGATGACTATAGAGGTACCACTTAAAGGTATCAAAAAGAAAGCAGTAGTGTCTGCATCCAGCAAAAAAGGCTATATTAGTTATAAAGTTAAAAAAGGTGATACTATTTACAAGCTTGCAGCTAAATACGATACAGAACCAAAAGAGATTATTAAGATCAACAATCTAAAGGTCTTAAAACCTGGCCAGACAATCAAGATCCCTAAATCGTAGAAGATTGTATGAAAAACTTTGTTTGTTCTAAAGATTGTATAGAGGCTTGTTTTGCTTCTATTGATGATAACCTGACAATTTTACCTCGCAATGGGCCTACCTTTAAGGGGTTTGTTTGTCAAAAACTGAATAAGTTTTTAAAAAAGGAGATATTTACAAGCGATACCTCTTTTGTAAGACAAGGTGGCAATCTTATATACTGCGAACTTGAGAAGGTATTGAAGGATGTATCAGAATTGATGTTGAAATATAGAAATGAGAATATATTGTATATAAGAGGTTCGGGGAGTTTGGGATATGCAATGGAGTACTGGGATCTGTTTTTTTCTCATTTTCCAAATGTGTACTTTGTAGAGGGTTCATTGTGTCTTAGTACAGGTAAATCGGCTCATGAAGAGGATTTTGGAATAGCAATAAATCCTCCAATTACTAATCTGGATGAGGTAAACAATATCCTTTTATTTGGTAGAGATGCTTATAATGTGGCTCCACATCTATATTCATATTTAAAGGAGCTTAAAAGAGCTGGTAAAAAGCTTGTATATATAGATCCTTTGAAAAAAAAGACACTACTCCTTGCTGATAGATACATAAGGATAAGACCTGCATCTGATAACTACCTTGCACTAGCACTACTTGTCTGTTTAGGTTACGAAAGATCAGATTTGTCTCTTGCCTTTATGTTGGAAAAATGTGGTGTTTCCCAGGATGATTTTGAGTTTTTATTAGAAGCTATAGAAGATGGTAAAACTGGTATAATAACTGGTTATGGTTTGCAGAGGTATTCAAACGGTAAAAATATAACTCAATGGATCAATAGACTTGCATACTTTACAAACAATTTGAATTACTTATACTATGTTAAGAACTCAAAAGAGGGTTTACCAAAAAAGATAATAAACAACCCTAAGATAAATATAAGCAAGATTTTGGAATGCCTAAAGCAAAAGTTTTTTAAAGGTGCCTTTGTTGTGGCTGCTAATCCTTTGGTTTCTTATCCTTCTACGGGATTGTTGAAAGAGCATTTTGAAAGCTTAGATTTTTTAGTGACTGTTGATACGAATATCACAAAAACAGCTAATTTTTCTACCCATTTTATAAAAGTTGGAGGGATGTTCGCCCAGGAGGATATTGTTGGTAGTTATTTCTATCCTGGTAGATATGGTATAAGAGATAAGGTAGTTAGCACTGTGTCAGATCTGGATGTAATAAAGGGGTTATCTGGCATATTGGGTATTGAAATGGACTTTAGTTTTCCTAAGCTACCAGATATTAAGCAAACAGCCAGAGTTTATAGAACAGAAAGACTGCTCCTTGTTGAAAACTGTTCAAATTCTTTACGATTGATCACTGGCTCTCATTACAGTTATTTAAACTCCCAATACTTTGGGGCATTTGAAAATGTCTTACATATTTCTCCAGTGGATGCTGACCGGTATTCTATACATTCAGGTGATTTGGTGGAAGTTTTTAATGAAAATGGTAAGATAGTGGCAAAGGTTGTGGTGGATGATCTTTGTGGTGAAGGATATATCTTTTGCTATAAGTGTAGAGAGCTTGTTGAGGGTGATCCCAATATTTTAACATCGTTTACTCCGACAGACTCGAATACTGGCATCGCCATTTATGATACTTTTGTTAAATTAAGGCGTGTGGATGAGAAAAAATAAAATTTTAATAACAATGGGTGATCCTTCAGGTGTGGGACCAGAGATTATCTGGAAGTTGTTTAAAAATCATGATTTATCAAATTATAACATAAAGGTTGTTGGCTATAGACAAGCTTTTAAAGATTTCTCCTGTCTTGATTTTGAAATTGTTGAACCTGATTATATAATTAAGGATGATTTTATTATAGGTAGGGTCAACCCCTTAAGTGGTCTGGCTGCCATGAAAAGTATTGAGTTTGCTGTTGGGCTAATACTTTCTGGTGAGGCTGATGCCCTTGTTACAGCGCCTATAAATAAAAAATCTATCCAACTTGCCGGCTACCTTTTCCCAGGTCATACGGAGTATTTAGCATATCTTACTGGAGCTAAAGAATATTCGATGATGCTAGTGGGTGATAGAATAAAAACTGTCCTTGTTACCACCCATTTACCTTTAAAGGATGTTCCGTTAAAGATAGATATCGATGGCGTGTATAGGGCTATCAAGAATGCTCATCTTTCAGGAAAGTTTTTTGGAAATGAAAAACCACATATTGCTGTTTGTGGATTAAACCCCCATGCTGGTGATGATGGTGCTTTAGGTGACGAAGAACTGGATGTCATAAAACCAGCCATCCAAAAAGCTTTGGATGCCTGTATAGATGTATCTGGTCCATACCCAGCTGATTCCCTTTTTGCCAAGATGCTTAAGGGTTTTTGTGATATTGCTGTGGTGATGTACCATGATCAGGGACTGATCCCTGTGAAAATGGAGAGTTTTGGTAGTGCAGTCAATGTAACTTTGAATCTTCCAATTATTAGAACTTCCGTGGATCATGGAACGGCTTTTGATATTGCTGGGAAAAATTTGGCCTCTGAAAGTAGTTTGCTGAGAGCTATAAGAGTAGCTGATTTTATGGTGAAAAATGTTAAATCTATTAGAAATATATAAGCAGGAATTTGGTAAAACAAAAAAATCCTTAGGGCAACATTTTCTTACTAATACTCATATAATGGATAAGATTATCGAATCTGCAAATATTGTAAAAGGTTCAAAAGTACTAGAAATAGGTCCAGGGTGTGGTGTTTTAACATATAGGATCTTAGAAAAAGGTGCGGAGCTTCTTGCTGTAGAAATTGATGGAGAATTGGTGAACTTTTTAAAGAGATATTTACATTACTATCAATCTTTTAATATTGTCCATTCAGACTTTACTAAAATCGATGGTAGTATTTTACATGGAAAGTATATTTTTGTGGGGAATCTCCCGTA
The window above is part of the Calditerrivibrio sp. genome. Proteins encoded here:
- a CDS encoding LysM peptidoglycan-binding domain-containing protein — its product is MRLIILLLFSLVLFGCANLTHNVQRDLPSVAKISKSLKVAPLELTLQKVDKPMYVYGSDPMINTKIVSVEMKDTTKTAFTDKKPDISNEQKVSIKQEKNQKSYQPEFDVSLYFERNKTLRLSYNVTDDISNYNVPVKINERVNKYIERFTTTSRAVMQRWINNSYKYIFYIKDLFNNYGLPTDLSYLPLAESGFDPIVRSRAGAVGMWQFMEHTGKLYGLKVNYWVDERKDFEKSTDAAARHLKDLYEKFGDWNLALAAYNAGAGRIQRAIDKYNTEDYFELSSYRHLAEETKDYVPKYTALMIIHKNLLQYGFEYPSIDPIVYEKVKLDMPVNLLVLSKLVGLDMNSIIDLNPSLRRWITPPNDTFELKVPLGYKDKIVAALNEHSPEELLQVKIYTPTKKENIKDIAKRHKVSADQITAMNGFKRSYVKAGFPVLIPSENTKNTINPEEIDKLAKISDVKEINSVDYVVKKGDSLAKIAKRFKTSVSSIQQINNIKNIKVGMTIEVPLKGIKKKAVVSASSKKGYISYKVKKGDTIYKLAAKYDTEPKEIIKINNLKVLKPGQTIKIPKS
- a CDS encoding molybdopterin-dependent oxidoreductase, which translates into the protein MKNFVCSKDCIEACFASIDDNLTILPRNGPTFKGFVCQKLNKFLKKEIFTSDTSFVRQGGNLIYCELEKVLKDVSELMLKYRNENILYIRGSGSLGYAMEYWDLFFSHFPNVYFVEGSLCLSTGKSAHEEDFGIAINPPITNLDEVNNILLFGRDAYNVAPHLYSYLKELKRAGKKLVYIDPLKKKTLLLADRYIRIRPASDNYLALALLVCLGYERSDLSLAFMLEKCGVSQDDFEFLLEAIEDGKTGIITGYGLQRYSNGKNITQWINRLAYFTNNLNYLYYVKNSKEGLPKKIINNPKINISKILECLKQKFFKGAFVVAANPLVSYPSTGLLKEHFESLDFLVTVDTNITKTANFSTHFIKVGGMFAQEDIVGSYFYPGRYGIRDKVVSTVSDLDVIKGLSGILGIEMDFSFPKLPDIKQTARVYRTERLLLVENCSNSLRLITGSHYSYLNSQYFGAFENVLHISPVDADRYSIHSGDLVEVFNENGKIVAKVVVDDLCGEGYIFCYKCRELVEGDPNILTSFTPTDSNTGIAIYDTFVKLRRVDEKK
- the pdxA gene encoding 4-hydroxythreonine-4-phosphate dehydrogenase PdxA is translated as MRKNKILITMGDPSGVGPEIIWKLFKNHDLSNYNIKVVGYRQAFKDFSCLDFEIVEPDYIIKDDFIIGRVNPLSGLAAMKSIEFAVGLILSGEADALVTAPINKKSIQLAGYLFPGHTEYLAYLTGAKEYSMMLVGDRIKTVLVTTHLPLKDVPLKIDIDGVYRAIKNAHLSGKFFGNEKPHIAVCGLNPHAGDDGALGDEELDVIKPAIQKALDACIDVSGPYPADSLFAKMLKGFCDIAVVMYHDQGLIPVKMESFGSAVNVTLNLPIIRTSVDHGTAFDIAGKNLASESSLLRAIRVADFMVKNVKSIRNI